One Pseudomonas syringae CC1557 genomic window, GTGTCAGTGGAACTTTGGCAGCAGTGCGTGGAGCTTTTGCGCGAAGAGCTGCCTGCCCAGCAATTCAACACCTGGATCCGTCCGCTACAGGTCGAAGCCGAAGGCGACGAGTTGCGTGTGTACGCACCCAACCGTTTTGTTCTCGATTGGGTCAATGAAAAGTACCTCGGCCGTTTGCTTGAGCTTCTTGGCGAACACGGCCAGGGCATGGCGCCTGCTCTCTCCTTATTAATAGGAAGCAAGCGCAGCTCTGCACCACGTGCCGCTCCTAACGCTCCGTTGGCAGCTGCAGCGTCTCAGGCGCTGTCTGCCAATTCTGTCAGCAGTGTGTCGTCTGCTGCTCCGGTAATGGCTGCAACTTCAGCTCCCGCAGCTGCGACTCAGGCACCTGTGCATAACGTTGTTACGCACAATGAACCTTCACGTGACAGCTTCGACCCGATGGCAGGTGCCAGCTCACAGCAAGCGCCTGCTCGTGCCGAGCAACGCACCGTCCAGGTAGAAGGTGCGCTAAAGCACACCAGCTATCTGAACCGCACGTTTACGTTCGAGAATTTTGTTGAAGGTAAATCCAACCAGCTGGCTCGCGCTGCGGCTTGGCAGGTTGCCGATAACCCGAAGCACGGTTACAACCCGCTCTTCCTTTATGGCGGTGTAGGTCTTGGTAAAACTCACTTGATGCACGCTGTGGGCAACCACCTGCTGAAAAAGAATCCGAACGCCAAGGTTGTGTACCTGCATTCGGAGCGCTTTGTCGCGGACATGGTCAAGGCTTTGCAGCTCAATGCAATCAACGAGTTCAAGCGCTTCTACCGTTCGGTCGACGCTTTGCTGATCGATGACATTCAGTTTTTCGCCCGTAAAGAACGTTCGCAGGAAGAGTTTTTCCATACGTTCA contains:
- the dnaA gene encoding chromosomal replication initiator protein DnaA, translating into MSVELWQQCVELLREELPAQQFNTWIRPLQVEAEGDELRVYAPNRFVLDWVNEKYLGRLLELLGEHGQGMAPALSLLIGSKRSSAPRAAPNAPLAAAASQALSANSVSSVSSAAPVMAATSAPAAATQAPVHNVVTHNEPSRDSFDPMAGASSQQAPARAEQRTVQVEGALKHTSYLNRTFTFENFVEGKSNQLARAAAWQVADNPKHGYNPLFLYGGVGLGKTHLMHAVGNHLLKKNPNAKVVYLHSERFVADMVKALQLNAINEFKRFYRSVDALLIDDIQFFARKERSQEEFFHTFNALLEGGQQVILTSDRYPKEIEGLEERLKSRFGWGLTVAVEPPELETRVAILMKKADQAKVDLPHDAAFFIAQRIRSNVRELEGALKRVIAHSHFMGRDITIELIRESLKDLLALQDKLVSVDNIQRTVAEYYKIKISDLLSKRRSRSVARPRQVAMALSKELTNHSLPEIGDVFGGRDHTTVLHACRKINELKESDADIREDYKNLLRTLTT